The sequence AGAAGATCGGGAGTTACATAAAGTTCTACAACGAGAGCAGATATCAAAAAAGATTAAAGTGCCTGACTCCGATTGAATATCGAAATCAAGCACTATTAACCTAATACCATGATGTTTAATTTAATTAACTGTCTACTTGACAAGGATCAGTTCAAAAATTCGTTCAGGCTTTTGTTTTTTATATCTG is a genomic window of Andreesenia angusta containing:
- a CDS encoding IS3 family transposase, whose product is MKFYNESRYQKRLKCLTPIEYRNQALLT